The following are encoded in a window of Phaseolus vulgaris cultivar G19833 chromosome 3, P. vulgaris v2.0, whole genome shotgun sequence genomic DNA:
- the LOC137807483 gene encoding myb family transcription factor EFM-like produces MASPSELSLDCKPQSYSLLLKSFGDQTDQTYKLEEFLSRLEEERLKIDAFKRELPLCMQLLTNAMEASRQQLQAFKVNHGAKPVLEEFIPMKHLASESSEKAINMSDKANWMTSAQLWSQASEGTKQQPTLTSPKEADIGFSISPKLALDSKQRNGGGAFLPFSKERNSCQGSTLRPLPELALASSEKEMEDKKRAEVEKGVSCQNKKENSGSDGAVVDQGKSGSPVASSLAQTTTTTAQTHRKARRCWSPDLHRRFVNALQMLGGSQVATPKQIRELMKVDGLTNDEVKSHLQKYRLHTRRPSPSPQASSAAPQLVVLGGIWVPPEYATAAHTATPTLYGAHPTSHAPPPHYCTATPVPQEFYTAAPQQQLLPPPPPHHNALHHLHMYKAATHGHGSPDSEVPGCGERSESIEDGKSESSSWKGESGENEGERKGIGEESNGSEITLKF; encoded by the exons ATGGCATCACCATCAGAACTAAGTCTGGATTGCAAGCCCCAAAGCTATTCCTTGCTACTCAAATCATTTGGAGATCAAACTGATCAGACCTACAAGCTTGAAGAATTCCTCTCTCGCTTAGAGGAAGAACGTCTCAAGATTGACGCCTTCAAGCGTGAGCTTCCTCTCTGCATGCAACTTCTCACCAACG CCATGGAGGCTTCAAGACAGCAACTTCAAGCCTTTAAAGTAAACCATGGCGCAAAGCCAGTTCTTGAAGAATTCATACCCATGAAGCACTTAGCCTCAGAAAGCTCAGAGAAGGCAATAAACATGTCTGACAAGGCAAACTGGATGACGTCTGCGCAACTGTGGAGCCAAGCCAGTGAAGGAACCAAACAACAACCAACATTAACATCACCCAAAGAAGCTGATATAGGGTTCAGCATCAGCCCCAAGCTGGCTCTAGACAGCAAACAGAGGAACGGTGGAGGAGCCTTCCTTCCATTCTCAAAGGAGAGAAACTCCTGCCAAGGCTCTACATTGCGGCCTCTACCTGAACTGGCCCTTGCCTCTTCGGAGAAAGAAATGGAGGACAAGAAACGTGCAGAGGTAGAAAAGGGAGTTTCGTGTCAGAACAAGAAGGAGAATTCAGGCAGTGATGGAGCTGTGGTTGATCAAGGAAAAAGTGGTAGCCCAGTTGCATCATCTCTTGCACAAACAACAACAACCACTGCTCAAACTCATAGGAAAGCTAGAAGGTGCTGGTCACCAGACTTGCACCGTCGATTTGTTAATGCTCTCCAGATGCTTGGTGGATCACAAG TGGCAACCCCAAAGCAGATAAGGGAGTTGATGAAGGTTGATGGTTTGACCAATGATGAAGTTAAAAGCCATTTGCAG AAATATAGGCTTCACACTAGAAGACCCAGtccaagtcctcaagcgagTTCAGCAGCTCCCCAGCTCGTGGTTCTGGGCGGAATCTGGGTCCCACCGGAATATGCCACTGCGGCACACACAGCCACCCCTACTCTTTACGGTGCCCACCCAACCTCTCACGCGCCTCCGCCACACTACTGCACCGCCACTCCTGTGCCTCAAGAATTCTACACTGCGGCGCCGCAGCAGCAGCTGCTTCCGCCTCCTCCACCGCACCACAACGCGCTGCACCACCTGCACATGTACAAGGCAGCGACACACGGCCATGGATCGCCGGATTCGGAAGTGCCTGGCTGCGGAGAGCGGTCGGAGAGCATAGAGGACGGGAAGTCGGAGAGTAGCAGCTGGAAAGGAGAGAGTGGGGAGAACGAAGGGGAGAGGAAAGGGATTGGTGAAGAGAGCAATGGGAGTGAAATCACTCTGAAATTCTAG